From a single Lolium rigidum isolate FL_2022 chromosome 7, APGP_CSIRO_Lrig_0.1, whole genome shotgun sequence genomic region:
- the LOC124676394 gene encoding probable protein phosphatase 2C 65 gives ATLGRAAVPGADLVLEYATLTVDGLYPDSPGRESQDAHLVATRFAGDPDLHLFAVFDGHGASGTACAAFARDALPRLLLASSSSSLAADPAAAFRDAMAGVNAEMHAAAGVDDSMSGTTAVAALVAGGALHVANVGDSRAVAGVWREGRVACEDLSWDQTPFRADERARVRACGARVMSVEQVEGARDPDAEGWRADEGDPPRVWARDGLYPGTAFTRSLGDLAAEGVGVIADPEVKSVQISPSHLFFVVASDGVFEFLSSQEVVDMVAMHPDPRDACSAIAAESYKLWLEHENRTDDITIIIVHIRDAQNSGPAGSEKANCSSTGAPIALHAVQSGLPVFVPSEANHLNGIAATPSSSSPTERRLSCVAPSPTHPLLEEGKASEASRSMQVEWHSKEGGNELEQPLQLQRPLSC, from the exons gccaccctgggccgcgccgcggtGCCGGGAGCGGACCTGGTGCTGGAGTACGCCACGCTCACGGTGGACGGGCTCTACCCGGACTCCCCGGGCCGCGAGTCGCAGGACGCCCACCTCGTCGCCACGCGCTTCGCGGGGGACCCCGACCTCCACCTCTTCGCGGTCTTCGACGGCCACGGCGCCTCCGGGACCGCCTGCGCCGCCTTCGCCCGGGACGCcctcccgcgcctcctcctcgcctcctcctcctcctccctcgcggCGGACCCGGCCGCGGCGTTCCGGGACGCGATGGCGGGGGTCAACGCGGAGATGCACGCGGCGGCGGGCGTGGACGACTCCATGAGCGGCACCACGGCCGTGGCGGCGCTCGtggcgggcggcgcgctgcacgtGGCCAACGTGGGCGACTCGCGCGCCGTCGCCGGGGTCTGGCGCGAGGGCCGCGTCGCCTGCGAGGACCTCTCGTGGGACCAGACCCCGTTCCGCGCCGACGAGCGCGCGCGCGTCAGGGCCTGCGGCGCGAGGGTCATGTCCGTCGAGCAGGTGGAGGGCGCGCGCGACCCGGACGCCGAGGGCTGGCGAGCCGACGAGGGCGACCCGCCCCGCGTCTGGGCGCGCGACGGGCTCTACCCCGGCACCGCCTTCACGCGCAGCCTCGGCGACCTCGCCGCCGAGGGCGTTGGGGTTATCGCCGACCCGGAGGTCAAGAGTGTCCAGATCTCCCCCTCACACCTCTTCTTCGTTGTTGCGAGCGATGGCGTGTTTGAGTTCCTCTCCAGCCAGGAAGTCGTTGACATG GTGGCTATGCATCCAGATCCTCGAGATGCTTGCTCAGCAATTGCTGCTGAGTCATACAAACTATGGCTAGAGCATGAAAACAGGACAGACGATATAACAATAATCATTGTGCATATCAGGGATGCTCAAAAT TCAGGTCCTGCAGGGAGCGAGAAAGCGAACTGCAGCAGCACCGGAGCACCAATAGCACTGCACGCAGTACAGTCAGGGTTACCTGTATTTGTACCGTCAGAAGCAAATCACCTGAACGGAATTGCTGCTACACCCTCTTCTAGCTCTCCCACAGAACGACGCCTCTCCTGTGTTGCTCCTTCGCCTACACACCCTCTACTCGAAGAGGGTAAAGCATCAGAAGCTTCCAGGTCAATGCAAGTTGAGTGGCATTCAAAGGAAGGTGGTAACGAGCTAGAGCAACCGTTGCAGCTGCAGCGGCCACTCTCCTGCTGA